The Lytechinus pictus isolate F3 Inbred chromosome 5, Lp3.0, whole genome shotgun sequence DNA segment TACATACCAAATCTACATTTATCAACTGTTCAGCGCAAAATGAGCCCAAATTTTTTTGGCGGGCAGAAGGAGCAAAAAGAGTTTCCAATTATccaataaaaatttaaaagggGCATTTTTAAACATTATACTCAGAAAACAACTTCATATTTGAcctatttctctttcatttctaatctttctttttttttgtggatggGGCACATCACATCACCCTAGCTCCCCCATTTGTACGGCAAATGTCGCAATTATGAAACTATTTATGAATAAAACCTCTGCAGGAAGTCTTCTTGTTTGACAAAAGGAATTACAACTTTAAAAGACCAAgtatattcataataataaaagataGGCCTACCGGTACATAAAAAAAACGGAGATAAGAAAAAAGTGGGGAAAAGATAGAGATATTGATAAtgtatgagagagagagagagtagtgggaggaaaggggggggggggtaaagggagagtggaatggggggggggcaattatgAGCACTCAATAAATAAGACAATCATACACCAGCTTTGTTCATAAATCATAATATATATCTCTTTTAATTTACAAGTTTACAcggcaatgtacatgtatgcaatttgcaatagttttttttacaaacacgTAAATACCATGTACTTAAAGTTTAAGACAAAGAAAACTGAATAAAACATTACTGTTTcgaattaataataaaaaaagaagttttccCTGATACAAAACAAGCAAAGTATTTCTTCAACAGGAGTGAACCGAAAAGATATCAACtagtgatttaaaaaaagtaatacaTGAAATTAAACTTACATATCATTACCAACTAACATAGAAAcagattatcaaattataggTTATCAACTAAAGATTAATTTCAGTGCTGTAAAGtcaaaaatatgataatgatcattcatatgaatatacatgtaatgtggtttgtaaaaaaatctgagacTATATTGTAATCTACTTTTACAATCTTATTCCTGAATCTACTGTAGTTATTGATGTATTTTTCTGACTACAGATGTATTCACTTGACCTCATCAATatcagtttattaaaaaatatctggAAAAGTAGCCCGTTTTTGAAGCATTGTAAGAGAAATATAGCAAGTTTCTTTCAAATCTGTTACTGCCATTAAACTACAAGTGACAAACATTAAATGATGAATCACTTTACTCACAGCACAGCACAACAACAAACTGGCATTCTTACCTTGAATGGTTTAAACACATTTCTTTCCTATCAAACATTTAAACTGTGGACAGAAAACAGCAAAAtcagaaccaaaaaaaaaatgataaaaaactcAAGCGGAACTGAGTCACAAAACCACAAATTTAATTTACTCTACTATCAAGTTCACATCGAAACGGTCATCGCTCAAGATCAGACCTTTGAAGATCAAACTCTACGAAAGCTAAGACAAGAGTAgggcctatacatgtaggcctccATGTTCATAGGAATACAGTGTAAGCCAATGATTGACCATGTGAAATGGATAAATCTCTCCTATGTGTATGCAcagaaattttgatattaacATAGTTGAATTTAATCAGATTCAAATATAAGCTGAACAACACAACTTTGGGTAAATGTTCTCCCATATGATActacatgtaccggtatgtaTTATGAAAATACAAGTTACAAACATGGATTTCTCACTGAATTTCTAACCATTCCCCCCATTTGCTCACAAAAAAGGTGacctttgaaataatttgaccTGTCTGGCAAGCTTCCAGCTTGGTCTATGTATTTGGAATGAATAATTTCCTTCCCTTTTGTGgccagttattttttttctttcaattttttggatTCTTAACAGTTGTTCATGAAAGCCATGCTGTTTTGCTGCACAAAATCATATGGTTGGATGAGGCGAGGCAAAATCAGCATGAGAATTAATGAGCTTTGTATTTTAATAGGCCCAGTTAATTGATATGCCTTGGCTTCAATATACTATGtaatgtactacatgtatctttacaTGTAGGCTACATACCTCAAAAGGATTGcagtataaaaatatataatttgtttgtttgggaaaatctaaatacatgtattcttaATACTTTGCACTGTTTAACGATTCGGGATAAAGATGGGGGAAACCCCTGCTGACTTTCGCTTCTACTTTTCGAGTGAATGaaaaccattttcttttttcaatcaACAAGCTCAAGAGTTGTCTTAGGTCTTTATACATCCAGGGTAATTTTTCAGACATTTCCTTGTTCATTCATGTCTAAAGTTCAGAATCCTCTAGTTTCTTTCATGCTTTTGATCATTCAAAACCATatcctgtacatgtatattattcatTTCCTCTTTCGAATGGCTTAATAGCAGGAAGAAGAGGCTTATCACTGATGTGCCAATGGGCATGCAGCATTTAAACTGCTATAAGAGATTAATAAAAATGAACTTCCTTGTTCTTTGAAAAATGCAACATTTGGCCTTTTTCGGCTAGGTCCAATTGaggaaatattgtctaaaataTCTGGATTTATCTGCAAAGTGCAAGATTACAAAGTATCGGAGAGAACTGTCCCTTATTTTTATCGGCCCTTCTTGGCTTCTTATATTCTTCTACCCCTAATTTGTTTCGTACAGTTACAAATATAAATGTGAGCCTTTTGTGAAGCTGATTCATCAAATCCAAACTATTCCCCCTTTCACATGAGAGAATTGTGTACGTATGGGCTTCACTCAACACTCAATCCGTCGCACACACAACGTGCAGTAATGCACACACaattggatgtacatgtacatatacgtGCAGTAACACACACAAATTCGAAACCCATTGAAATATATCTCGCCCACGCACGCACAAGCGATCCATCCAAAGGTCGAACTGGCATACATTGTACAGAAATTTCCGTATACTGACTGCATGCATTGTAGCTGGTACACATTCACCATCATGCATTTACTGTGGGGTATGAAGGCCTATGTGGTCTGTACAAGAAAGCAATGAATGCACAAGCAATACATGAATGCATGTACCAGGAATATCTCAAGTTTATCAatggatattattttttctcacgTTATTGCACATTCAAAAGGGAGAAACGATGACCAATACtgtttgataatgatattcaatGTGGGCATCATTTTAAAAGTACACATAGGTCCTATTCATAAATAAACAAAGGGCAAAACTTAAATATGATTAGTCAGGAAAATTATCCAATACATTTACATACAGGTCTACATTATGGTTCCAAATTAAATGTATCAATAAccctataaaaatatttattggccagaaaaatatgattattttagaAACAAAAATTTGAGAGATCAAAAGATAAATCAGGTCTTGTAAGGCATTAGTTACAAGGAATTTATTTAGAAGATTAAAAATTTATGAGTGACCCTACTGACTCTACATATTTAGTATAAtccaaagaaaataaatttcagctATAATCAATTAACagccacatacatgtatcaattatTAAAAGAACTAAATTTCAAGACATGTCTTGCACTGCTcacaaagtacatgtagctgGTAAGTGGTATTTGGCTTACtttgaaaagagaaagaaaatacatcaaaacaagaaataagatctttgaaaaatcatatttgaaaaaaaaacagaaaaaaagacaaagactgcctcataatcattatcatgtaGGCAACATCAAACGGACATCAACATCACATCCAAGAACAAAATATACTCATCATTAGATAAATATTAATTAATCAGCTGCTAAATATCATGAGCATCCTTTGGTTTTATGCAGGAGCTTTTTCTGATAATTGACTTGTTTTTACTGTTTTTCCTCTTTCAAGGCTCAAATTGCATTGCTTTGCTTTTGTTGAATAAACCAAAAAAagtaagcaaaaacaatttctaCCCTACCATTTGGCGAAGCAGGCAACAGTCATTTATATTGAACTCGTGTGTTTTCCAAGACTGGTCAGCCTTAAACAGAAGTAATGTCTGCATTCAATAGCTGTTAGCCTTAGGCCAATTCTGTTCTCCCTACCTAGACAACAAAAAGCATGTCATAATATGGCAACAACTTTCTAGCATTTCCTTAAACAGATGTAGTGTCGAGGGGCATTTatctgcaatttttttaaacataaaaattTGAGACTGGAGAGTCGATTGTACACTGTATTTTTATGCTAAACGTAATCTATAATTTAGCATCATACATATAGTACTGTCTTTAAACATCATTTTAAACACAAATCAAAGACTATATTCAGTTCATATCTTTTTTAAGGGAAACAAAGACAGAGTTTTAGAACCTTTCACCTGGCAGTGATAGTTTACATAAAGTAGTAATTTCTCAAGGCTCTTTAAACTCTGTAGTCTTACATGTAAGTTAAAGATTTGATTCTAGTGATAGcccatgacaaaaaaaatattctagtAACTGAGAGTCTGTTATTGTCGACTTGTAGTAttctaaaaatatgttttctggTAGATCCAATAGTATCCCTCGATAGAAAGTACCATTTTGAAGTTGCTAAGCTGAAATTGTGCCATTTGTGTCCAGATTATTCCTGAATAGGGTGCATACTTGAAATCTAGTAGTAGGGTATCTTTCCACAATAGAAGTTTGGCGAATATCCAAATTTCTGCCTGGTTGCTTGACGAAAACTAGACAGGCGCAGTAATTAAAAGTCTGCTCTGTGATGTTTTACTATTTCATCAATAGTCTGAGAGCCGCTAGTCCACCAAGAAAAGCTCCCGTCACCAAGAGTGAGTTGAATGCTGCCTTTTCCTTCCAGTCTTTGGCTTtgaaactttcatcaaatttttcctgaagagagagagaaaaaaacataaaaattaaaattcatgtCACTCTAGACTTTTCTTGATATATTAGGAATGCTTCACATATATCTTGAAGTCAAAATACATCTACGGAATCTATTACTAGTATCGCTTTGGCTCAATAATTTCTAATCTATTCTTTTCTTAAATTATTCTTACTTTCATTTTGAGCCACAGTATATTGGAAGTGGGTTAAAATAAAATAGAGACATaacataaaattttcagtgaCGTACCCATCCTCCTTGCTTATTTATCCATGGAGTTAATCTCGATGCAACATATCGTCCTGCAAATTCTGATAAGCGTCCTACATGATAACCTTTTCCATTTTCCTGGCAATATTTTGCAAGACGGGCTGCAAACACATAAACCATCACAACACGTCCCCAGTTACATGACCCTTCCTCAAACATGGCATTCAAACTTGCAGTGAATGCCTCTTCACCATCTTTGTCCGGATCATATTCCAAATTGTTCACTAATCCATTCAGGGTGATGGCGTATCTTTCCTCAACTTCATCCCCAACTCTCCTCAATGTCTCTGCATGCTGGCAAGGCGGTCGGCGTCCATTGTGTTTTCCAACTTTATAGGAAATATAATCGTCCCCAAGCTGTCGTGCAATAAGGCCTGACTCGCCTTCCCCCACCAGAGGATGTCCGTTTACCTCTGCATCAGGGCTTGGTGGTTGTTCCTTCGTGACATTCCCATTATAAAACAACTGCTTGAAACTACTTTTCTGAGGCGAAGAAGCAGTGAGAATTGATTCAGACATATTTGGAGCTCTTTCACATCCGCCAGACCATCCAAGACAGCACCATATGCCCGTCTCCTCTTCAGTTGTCGTCCGGTCTTCCTGACTCATTCAGAGAGATCCCCTGTGCTAGCGCTACACACCACAACGGGTCAATGCAAGATCCGAAGTGATTCCAATATTTTCCGGCTAGATAGAGGCTGCGCTGCTGCTCGAGCTCGATGACTAGCAGTTGGTGTTTCACAATACGAGAACTAGTCTTAGAGAACTCCGTGTGTGGTAAAAAAATCT contains these protein-coding regions:
- the LOC129262461 gene encoding bcl-2-like protein 2 translates to MSQEDRTTTEEETGIWCCLGWSGGCERAPNMSESILTASSPQKSSFKQLFYNGNVTKEQPPSPDAEVNGHPLVGEGESGLIARQLGDDYISYKVGKHNGRRPPCQHAETLRRVGDEVEERYAITLNGLVNNLEYDPDKDGEEAFTASLNAMFEEGSCNWGRVVMVYVFAARLAKYCQENGKGYHVGRLSEFAGRYVASRLTPWINKQGGWEKFDESFKAKDWKEKAAFNSLLVTGAFLGGLAALRLLMK